The Schizosaccharomyces pombe strain 972h- genome assembly, chromosome: I genome contains a region encoding:
- a CDS encoding NTPase Ylf2 (mitochondrial NTPase Obg family, human OLA1 ortholog, implicated in mitochondrial translation, ribosome assembly, or tRNA metabolism) — protein sequence MRGIVTRIVLSTQKCLPSVNCTRRYYSKQKDISIVRQRLGRPGNHLKIGIVGMPNIGKSTLFQILTKTNLGNPANYPFATIDPVHAKAPVLDSQYELLCEIYQPKTRIPAQLTIYDTAGLTRNSSKGEGLGNAFLSNIRSVDALFQLVRAFPEAQVPHVEKSVDPVRDLQIIQEELLLKDAEFLESYLKKEGRSPKTCAKALDTARRALEVVLGKGRQISKAEWNDEQIPILNSLNLLTAKPVVYLVNMDQDDYLSDEQEALKGIKEWVEKNSFGDQVIPLSVLFEEQLFMLTPEEAAQECASLGKNSQLSEIICAGYSALNLIHYFTASEKIVQAWTIADGSKAPDAAGIIHSDFKKKFVAGEVIKFSDFEKYKSVDACKSVGKCKTKGKDYTVEPGDIIFWKIAR from the exons ATGCGTGGTATAGTTACAAGGATAGTGTTGTCAACGCAAAAGTGTCTACCTTCTGTAAATTGTACTAGGAGATACtattcaaaacaaaaggatATTTCTATTGTTCGGCAACGATTGGGACGACCTGGAaatcatttgaaaattggCATTGTAGGAATGCCCAACATTGGGAAATCCACCTTATT tCAAATTCTTACAAAGACAAACCTGGGAAATCCTGCTAACT ACCCTTTCGCTACAATCGATCCCGTTCATGCAAAAGCCCCTGTACTTGATTCACAGTATGAATTGCTTTGTGAAATTTATCAGCCTAAAACGCGTATCCCAGCGCAATTAACTATTTATGATACTGCAGGGTTGACAAGGAATTCAAGCAAGGGAGAAGGTCTTGGAAATGCGTTTCTTTCAAACATTAGATCCGTCGATGCTTTGTTTCAATTGGTACGTGCATTTCCAGAGGCTCAAGTTCCTCATGTTGAAAAGTCAGTTGATCCAGTAAGAGATCTACAAATAATACAGGAAGAGCTATTGTTAAAAGACGCAGAGTTTTTAGAatcatatttaaaaaaggaggGCCGCTCGCCCAAAACATGTGCAAAAGCTCTTGATACGGCACGAAGAGCATTAGAAGTAGTATTAGGAAAAGGCCGTCAAATATCTAAAGCTGAATGGAATGACGAGCAGATTCccattttaaattctttaaactTACTCACTGCCAAACCGGTGGTGTATCTGGTAAATATGGATCAAGACGATTATCTTTCCGATGAACAAGAAGCATTAAAAGGAATCAAAGAATGGGTTGAGAAAAATAGTTTTGGTGATCAAGTGATACCTCTCTCAGTTCTGTTTGAAGAACAGCTATTCATGCTTACGCCTGAAGAGGCGGCGCAGGAATGCGCTAGTTTGGGCAAAAATTCTCAATTATCAGAAATTATTTGTGCGGGATATTCTGCACTTAATTTGATACATTATTTCACAGCTAGTGAAAAAATCGTTCAAGCTTGGACTATTGCCGACGGCTCTAAGGCGCCTGACGCGGCCGGTATAATACATTCAGATTTCAAGAAGAAGTTCGTTGCAGGAGAAGTTATAAAGTTTTCTGATTTCGAAAAGTACAAATCAGTAGATGCTTGTAAAAGCGTAGGAAAGTGCAAAACGAAAGGGAAAGATTATACTGTCGAACCCGGGGATATTATTTTCTGGAAAATTGCTCGTTAG
- the gor1 gene encoding glyoxylate reductase, which yields MTLSGKPAALLVGTLKHAHKEWEALGKYAELKTYSDGTREDFLAKCKTEFQNVKAICRTYNSKFYMGIFDKEIIDNLPPSVKFICHLGAGYETVDVAACTARGIQVSHVPKAVDDATADVGIFLMLGALRGFNQGIFELHKNNWNANCKPSHDPEGKTLGILGLGGIGKTMAKRARAFDMKIVYHNRTPLPEEEAEGAEFVSFDDLLAKSDVLSLNLPLNAHTRHIIGKPEFQKMKRGIVIVNTARGAVMDEAALVEALDEGIVYSAGLDVFEEEPKIHPGLLENEKVILLPHLGTNSLETQYKMECAVLMNVKNGIVNDSLPNLVPEQRGDIE from the exons ATGACTCTTAGTGGAAAACCTGCAGCTTTACTCGTTGGCACTTTGAAGCACGCTCATAAGGAGTGGGAAGCTCTTGGAAAATATGCAGAGTTGAAG ACCTACAGCGATGGCACTCGCGAAGACTTCTTGGCCAAATGCAAAACCGAGTTTCAAAATGTAAAGGCCATCTGTCGTACTTACAACTCCAAGTTTTACATGGGCATTTTTGACAAGGAAATCATTGATAATTTGCCCCCATCCGTCAAGTTTATCTGCCATTTGGGTGCTGGTTATGAAACTGTTGATGTGGCTGCTTGTACCGCTCGTGGTATTCAAGTCTCCCACGTTCCCAAGGCTGTCGACGATGCAACCGCCGACGTTGGTATCTTCTTAATGTTAGGTGCCCTTCGTGGATTTAACCAAGGTATCTTTGAGTTACACAAGAACAACTGGAATGCAAATTGCAAACCCTCTCATGATCCCGAGGGTAAAACGCTTGGTATTTTGGGTTTGGGCGGTATTGGTAAGACCATGGCCAAGCGTGCTCGCGCCTTTGACATGAAAATCGTATATCACAATCGTACTCCCCTTCCCGAGGAAGAAGCTGAAGGTGCCGAGTTTGTCTCATTTGACGATCTTTTAGCCAAGTCAGATGTGCTTTCCCTCAATTTGCCCTTGAATGCTCACACCCGGCATATCATTGGAAAACCagaatttcaaaagatgAAGCGTGGAATTGTCATCGTCAACACTGCACGTGGTGCCGTTATGGATGAAGCTGCTCTCGTCGAAGCTCTCGACGAAGGCATCGTTTACTCTGCCGGTCTTGACgtatttgaagaagagcCCAAAATTCATCCTGGTCTTTTGGAGAACGAAAAGGtgattcttcttcctcatTTAGGTACAAACAGTCTTGAGACCCAATACAAAATGGAATGCGCTGTTCTCATGAACGTCAAAAATGGAATTGTCAATGATTC ACTTCCCAATTTGGTTCCTGAACAACGTGGTGATATAGAGTAG
- a CDS encoding 2',3'-cyclic-nucleotide 3'-phosphodiesterase: MPQFFRTQPLTDRTTSHGFAEVSSEDHCYCVWLVPAISSDIELRYRTFVDWAVCHKVDFEEMQLPTAPHITLARGIKLKPNQSFKSVLQYIASKRKSPLNIKFGKVAIGDSFYKRVYIQVEKTPGLEELQNAAYDLADTSDPFNVIEHPYMPVIYAKSICSDYSTSDPIETISSIGQASWGKACFLELIQLNKANHQGYVCDRIEFTV; encoded by the coding sequence ATGCCCCAATTTTTCAGGACCCAGCCTTTGACCGATAGGACTACAAGTCATGGTTTTGCTGAAGTTTCTTCCGAAGACCATTGTTATTGTGTTTGGCTCGTACCTGCCATTTCCTCTGATATTGAGTTGAGATATCGAACGTTTGTCGACTGGGCTGTGTGTCACAAAGTCGACTTTGAAGAAATGCAGTTACCTACCGCTCCTCACATTACTTTAGCTCGTGGTATCAAGCTGAAACCAAATCAATCGTTTAAGAGTGTTTTGCAATATATCGCTTCCAAGCGCAAGTCTCCTTTGAACATAAAGTTCGGCAAAGTCGCTATTGGGGATTCCTTCTACAAACGTGTATATATTCAGGTAGAGAAAACTCCCGGCTTGGAAGAATTGCAAAATGCTGCTTATGACTTGGCCGATACTTCTGATCCTTTTAATGTCATCGAACATCCCTATATGCCTGTCATTTATGCAAAGAGTATTTGCTCTGACTACTCTACTTCCGACCCCATTGAGACGATTTCTTCAATCGGTCAAGCCAGTTGGGGAAAGGCCTGTTTTCTTGAACTCATTCAATTAAACAAGGCCAACCATCAAGGATACGTCTGTGATCGTATTGAATTTACCGTCTAA
- the iph1 gene encoding metallopeptidase (insulinase pombe homologue 1), producing the protein MDGKPQVEVIVNGQVVPNLDDREYRLIKLENDLEVLLVRDPETDNASAAIDVHIGSQSNPRELLGLAHFCEHLLFMGTKKYPDENEYRKYLESHNGISNAYTASNNTNYYFEVSHDALYGALDRFAQFFIDPLFLEECKDREIRAVDSEHCKNLQSDSWRFWRLYSVLSNPKSVFSKFNTGNIETLGDVPKELGLDVRQELLKFYDKYYSANIMKLVIIGREPLDVLQDWAAELFSPIKNKAVPIPKFPDPPYTDNEVRKICYVKPVKNLRRLDIVFPIPGQYHKYKCRPAEYVCHLLGHEGEGSYLAYLKSLGLATSLIAFNVSITEDADIIVVSTFLTEEGLTDYQRVIKILFEYIRLLDQTNAHKFLFEETRIMSEAQFKTRQKTPAYQYAHVVASKLQREYPRDKVLYYSSVLTEFDPKGIQEVVESLRPNNFFAILAAHSIEKGLDNKEKFYGIDYGLEDLDSQFIDSLLHIKTSSELYLPLANEFIPWSLEVEKQPVTTKLKVPNLVRNDKFVRLWHKKDDTFWVPKANVFINFISPIARRSPKVSVSTTLYTRLIEDALGEYSYPASLAGLSFSLSPSTRGIILCISGFTDKLHVLLEKVVAMMRDLKVHPQRFEILKNRLEQELKDYDALEAYHRSNHVLTWLSEPHSWSNAELREAIKDVQVGDMSDFISDLLKQNFLESLVHGNYTEEDAKNLIESAQKLIDPKPVFASQLSRKRAIIVPEGGNYIYKTVVPNKEEKNSAIMYNLQISQLDDERSGALTRLARQIMKEPTFSILRTKEQLGYIVFTLVRQVTPFINLNIFVQSERSSTYLESRIRALLDQFKSEFLEMSDEDFSKHKSSLINFMLEKHTNLKEESSMYWLRICDGFYDFTRLEKQAEIVSTITKDEFYSFFINNIHYEGENTKKISVHVVSQRCEDEVYEIPNVTIIENGNMFKESMTLSKAAFPLKPFDEIDRSLLFN; encoded by the coding sequence atggatgGGAAACCGCAAGTTGAAGTGATAGTTAATGGACAAGTTGTTCCAAATTTGGATGATAGAGAGTATCGTCTTATTAAGTTGGAAAACGACCTCGAGGTTTTGCTAGTGAGAGATCCGGAAACAGATAATGCAAGTGCAGCTATTGACGTTCACATCGGCAGTCAAAGCAATCCACGAGAGTTGTTAGGATTGGCGCACTTTTGTGAGCATCTGTTGTTTATGGGGACTAAGAAGTATCctgatgaaaatgaatacAGAAAATATCTCGAATCTCATAATGGAATTTCAAACGCCTATACAGCCTCTAATAATACAAATTATTACTTCGAAGTGTCTCATGATGCTCTATATGGTGCTTTAGATCGTTTtgctcaattttttattgacCCTCTCTTCTTAGAAGAATGTAAAGATCGTGAAATTCGGGCTGTCGATTCTGAACATTGTAAAAACTTGCAATCAGACAGTTGGAGATTTTGGCGGTTGTACAGTGTTTTGTCTAATCCAAAAAGCGTGTTTTCGAAGTTTAACACGGGAAACATAGAGACGCTTGGTGATGTTCCAAAAGAGTTAGGTTTAGATGTTCGCCAAGAATTacttaaattttatgataaatattattctGCCAATATTATGAAGCTTGTAATTATTGGACGCGAACCTCTTGATGTTTTGCAAGATTGGGCAGCTGAATTGTTTTCCCccataaaaaacaaagctGTCCCCATTCCCAAATTTCCAGATCCTCCCTATACAGATAATGAGGTACGCAAGATTTGTTATGTAAAGccagtaaaaaatttacgacGTTTGGATATCGTTTTTCCAATTCCTGGTCAATATCATAAGTATAAATGCCGTCCAGCTGAATATGTATGTCATTTACTAGGCCATGAAGGAGAAGGCTCTTATTTAGCTTATTTAAAGAGCTTAGGGCTTGCAACCTCCCTTATAGCCTTTAATGTCTCAATCACCGAAGATGCAGACATCATTGTTGTTTCAACCTTTTTGACTGAGGAGGGTTTGACTGATTACCAGAGggttattaaaattttatttgaatataTAAGATTGCTCGACCAGACAAATGCTCAcaagtttttatttgaagaaacCCGTATCATGTCAGAGGCTCAATTTAAAACGAGACAAAAAACCCCTGCTTACCAGTATGCGCATGTTGTTGCTAGCAAGCTTCAACGAGAATATCCTCGTGATAAAGTCCTTTATTATTCCTCAGTACTCACTGAATTTGACCCTAAAGGTATTCAGGAGGTTGTTGAGAGTCTTCGTCctaataacttttttgcCATTTTAGCTGCTCATTCAATTGAGAAAGGACTTGATAATAAAGAGAAGTTCTATGGCATAGATTACGGATTGGAGGATTTGGATTCTCAGTTTATAGACTCTTTGCTACATATTAAGACATCCAGTGAACTTTACTTGCCTTTGGCAAATGAATTCATTCCTTGGTCTTTAGAAGTTGAAAAGCAGCCAGTAACGACGAAACTGAAAGTGCCGAATTTGGTGCGAAATGACAAATTTGTAAGATTATGGCATAAAAAGGATGACACTTTTTGGGTACCTAAAGCTAAcgttttcataaatttcatatCTCCAATCGCCAGGAGGTCTCCCAAAGTTTCTGTGTCGACGACACTTTACACGCGATTAATAGAAGATGCTCTAGGAGAATATTCTTATCCTGCTAGCTTAGCTGGTCTTTCCTTTTCACTTTCACCATCTACTCGTGGCATAATACTTTGTATTTCAGGGTTTACTGATAAATTACATGtacttttggaaaaagtaGTCGCAATGATGCGTGATCTCAAAGTTCATCCGCAaagatttgaaatattaaagaatCGCTTGGAACAAGAACTTAAAGATTATGATGCTTTGGAAGCATATCATCGTTCAAACCATGTACTCACATGGTTGAGCGAACCGCATTCGTGGTCAAATGCTGAGTTACGTGAAGCTATTAAAGATGTCCAGGTGGGCGATATGTCTGATTTTATTAgtgatttattaaaacaaaactttttagAATCTTTGGTACATGGAAACTATACCGAGGAAGATGCCAAAAATCTTATTGAATCCGCTCAAAAACTGATTGACCCAAAACCAGTCTTTGCATCCCAGTTGAGCCGTAAAAGGGCTATAATAGTTCCTGAAGGTGGTaattatatttacaaaactGTGGTGCCAAACaaggaagagaaaaattCTGCTATTATGTATAATCTTCAAATCAGCCAGCTTGACGATGAAAGATCTGGAGCCCTAACTCGACTAGCACGGCAAATAATGAAGGAACCCACTTTCTCCATCTTGCGTACTAAAGAACAACTTGgttatattgtttttactttagTTCGTCAAGTCACGccttttataaatttgaatatttttgtgCAAAGTGAGAGAAGTAGTACATACTTAGAGTCCAGAATTCGTGCCTTGTTGGATCAATTCAAAAGcgaatttttagaaatgtCCGACGAGGATTTCAGTAAGCACAAATCAAGCTTGATTAACTTTATGCTCGAAAAGCATACAAACTTAAAAGAGGAATCTTCTATGTATTGGTTACGTATTTGTGATGGATTTTATGACTTTACCAGATTGGAAAAGCAAGCAGAAATTGTGTCTACCATTACCAAGGATGAGTTTTACAGTTTCTTCATAAACAACATTCATTATGAAGGAGaaaatactaaaaaaatatctgtGCATGTTGTTTCTCAACGCTGTGAAGATGAAGTTTACGAAATTCCCAATGTTACTATCATTGAAAATGGCAACATGTTCAAGGAAAGCATGACATTGAGTAAAGCGGCTTTCCCACTTAAACCCTTTGATGAAATCGATAGgtctttattatttaattag
- the mpp6 gene encoding nuclear exosome-associated RNA binding protein Mpp6: MSSKLLSMKFMQRARGIDPKQAEEELSKNIVTDEHWSLAGKVDFLPQKMTRNVEYESGYGGLIEENDLESHSNEPNLVQGRASFGLFNKELGEENVDEKDVSKNEEVDVNGTKITDTSELTERERRKQELVSKKAEASRKMEVKAPAKESKKRKVNELSQDVISLHSPKESNARKTKKNKNKKKKKRN; encoded by the exons atgtcGTCTAAACTTCTTTCTATGAAA TTTATGCAACGCGCTCGAGGCATTGACCCGAAGCAAGCAGAAGAAGAGTTAAGCAAGAACATTGTTACAGATGAGCATTGGAGTCTTGCAGGaaaagttgattttttaccCCAAAAGATGACTCGTAATGTAGAATATGAATCGGGTTATGGGGGTCTGATTGAAGAAAACGATCTTGAAAGTCATTCAAATGAACCTAATTTAGTACAAGGAAGAGCTAGCTTTGGATTATTTAATAAGGAACTAGGAGAGGAAAATGTGGATGAAAAAGATGTTTCTAAGAATGAAGAGGTTGATGTAAACGGTACTAAAATAACGGACACATCGGAGCTTACAGAAAGAGAACGTCGTAAACAAGAATTAGTGTCTAAAAAGGCGGAGGCATCCCGTAAAATGGAGGTGAAGGCCCCGGCAAAGGAATCCAAAAAGAGGAAAGTTAATGAGTTGTCTCAAGATGTCATTTCTCTACATTCCCCCAAAGAGTCCAATGCCcgaaaaacaaagaaaaataaaaacaaaaagaagaaaaaacgCAACTAA
- the mdb1 gene encoding BRCT domain protein Mdb1: MEIQFGNQRCRMVNSGGFLATDGSHLKEMETDDVLVEFLNIEHQLFIRNIRAIVKIADTTVLPSASDKKLLYYVFDETRVRINDTPVIFSKLEEDNANVNEGSKMGVMTVPNTPQKPNLQQQKFEAINANEDQIDYSSNLEQNYNSLIRQGSDQVIPLSRFASEKSALELEKELFSERIPESQSAAEPVLKVENSENDLDEKLVLDGQHVEGDHSSDTEEEVVSEDQKQLNKTDDESTFIESHQIYIQGETKSPSSVSQSLSGDPSLKPAEVFDRKQSAEINSPIEKDVNPQQNISDSSIKNNSIHSDEVNPEVRPDLTPSNENEESKRSAPEIALKEKESTSQDESNREAEEAPISTNYSFPSSSLEDQPDKNVQSSAVENKNKHTNLVTSSFNLTKPMKSFIRRNGLRVQESVTDETDFVILGSPPLRRTHKFLLATSLGIPLVSSQYLTDCIKSGKVLDFRSYKYKDEEAEAKWGFRLDDIHRRTCFNGKRLYITKAIRDSMVGDSIHGLYSILETSGAEIVGDIKRAQEKDTIILAQPDNDQEGRNMSATGLNVYKIELVALSILRDRIDFDEFLIDYDADSPTKVIGKRNVSKASRTGQGRKRSSRSSWNKPSAKEQRT, from the exons ATGGAGATACAGTTTGGAAATCAGAGGTGTAGGATGGTAAATTCTGGGGGTTTTCTAGCTACTGATGGTTCCCATCTGAAGGAAATGGAAACAGATGATGTTCTTGTTGAATTCTTAAATATAGAACATCAACTTTTTATTCGAAATATTCGAGCTATAGTTAAAATAGCCGATACAACGGTGCTTCCATCTGCTAGCGACAAAAAGCTTCTTTATTATGTTTTTGACGAAACG AGAGTAAGAATCAACGATACTCctgtaattttttcaaaattagaGGAGGATAATGCAAACGTGAATGAAGGATCCAAAATGGGAGTTATGACT GTCCCTAATACCCCGCAGAAGCCAAATTTGCAgcaacaaaaatttgaagcgATCAATGCGAATGAAGATCAAATTGATTATTCAAGTAACTTGGAACAAAATTacaattctttaattagGCAAGGATCTGACCAGGTCATTCCCCTTTCGCGATTCGCTTCAGAAAAAAGTGCTTTAGAATTGGAAAAGGAACTCTTTTCTGAGAGAATTCCAGAATCGCAATCTGCCGCTGAGCCTGTTCTTAAAGTTGAAAACTCTGAGAATGATTTGGACGAAAAATTGGTATTGGACGGTCAACATGTGGAAGGCGACCATAGTTCTGACACTGAAGAGGAGGTTGTTTCTGAAGATCAAAAACAGTTGAATAAGACCGACGATGAGTCAACATTTATTGAATCACACCAAATTTATATACAAGGAGAAACAAAATCTCCTTCTTCTGTCTCGCAATCATTGAGTGGAGACCCATCCTTGAAGCCAGCAGAGGTATTTGATAGAAAGCAAAGTGCTGAAATAAACTCACCAATTGAGAAGGATGTGAATCCACAGCAAAACATATCGGACAGCTCTATAAAGAACAATAGCATTCACAGTGATGAAGTAAATCCAGAGGTTAGGCCAGATTTAACCCCCTCCaacgaaaatgaagaaagtaaaagaagTGCGCCGGAAATCGCTCTCAAAGAGAAGGAATCCACATCCCAGGATGAAAGTAACAGAGAAGCAGAAGAGGCACCAATTTCCACTAATTATTCTTTCCCCTCATCATCTTTAGAGGATCAACCTGACAAGAATGTGCAGTCCTCGGCagttgaaaataaaaacaagcACACAAATCTGGTAACGTCGAGTTTCAACCTAACTAAACCgatgaaaagttttataaGGAGAAATGGTCTAAGGGTGCAAGAAAGTGTCACAGACGAAACCGACTTTGTCATCCTTGGTTCACCTCCACTTCGGAGGACACATAAGTTTTTACTGGCGACTTCTCTAGGTATACCACTTGTCTCTTCTCAATACTTGACAGACTGTATAAAATCAGGTAAAGTTTTAGATTTTCGTAGCTACAAATATAAAGACGAGGAAGCAGAAGCCAAGTGGGGATTTCGTTTGGACGATATCCACAGAAGAACGTGTTTCAATGGGAAAAGACTATACATTACAAAGGCAATTCGAGATTCGATGGTAGGGGATTCTATACACGGACTTTACTCAATTTTGGAAACATCTGGAGCTGAG ATTGTTGGTGATATTAAAAGGGCTCAAGAGAAGGACACAATTATACTTGCTCAACCTGACAACGATCAAGAAGGACGGAATATGAGTGCTACTGGTTTAAATGTGTACAAGATTGAACTAGTAGCTTTATCCATCTTGCGTGATCGAattgattttgatgaatttttgattgaCTATGATGCTGACAGTCCCACCAAAGtaattggaaaaagaaatgtcTCAAAGGCATCCCGAACCGGGCAAGGAAGAAAACGATCCTCTCGTTCATCTTGGAACAAACCAAGTGCAAAGGAGCAAAGaacataa